A region of Bacillus rossius redtenbacheri isolate Brsri chromosome 2, Brsri_v3, whole genome shotgun sequence DNA encodes the following proteins:
- the LOC134528884 gene encoding circumsporozoite protein-like, giving the protein MATKVGGCGYVAPSAAGGGASKVVHVAGGGGAPKVAGGGGVAAPPAAGGGTSKVARVAGGGVVVPSAARVVGSCGAPSVVGCARPVCTASTPVNLTTVGGGGVDVKSASSLSQWLGVVLSVVPEVVFRICSGTACDPPPGGLPD; this is encoded by the exons ATGGCGACCAAGGTGGGCGGCTGTGGCTACGtggcgccttcagcggcaggcggcggcgcatCCAAAGTGGTGCACGTGGCGGGCGGCGGCGGCGCACCCAAGGTGGCGGGCGGAGGCGGCGTAGCGGCGCCTCCAGCAGCAGGCGGCGGCACATCCAAAGTGGCACGCGTGGCGggcggcggcgtcgtggtgccttcAGCAGCACGTGTGGTGGGCAGTtgtggcgcaccctcagtggtGGGCTGTG CACGGCCAGTTTGCACCGCATCAACCCCCGTGAACCTCACGACAGTTGGCGGCGGCGGCGTGGATGTCAAGTCGGCCTCG TCGCTCTCCCAGTGGCTGGGTGTGGTAttgtcggtggtgccggaggtggtgttcagGATCTGCAGTGGCACTGcatgtgatccgccacctggtggtctgccggactag
- the LOC134529264 gene encoding SH2B adapter protein 2-like isoform X2: MASVNASNDDSLSWVEFCEKYAKIAASDFAKAFCAYLRGNISEDARTTVARSDFVRKFVDIFVEHFEAEYSKKHPYNRENEKITNGIQESVNLNRNVLGNSNDEFSDYSEHEGDSPSPKIQQKTFFRRLSFKGLTKGKGLFHKQHSDEVELSSHRTNKHSKYNKHSKTKLAKIVVECRKEGIVNYLIGENMDGTQKWEKCRLALVKTVGGYMLEFYSPLKSLVSYNPHTSLGRTSGETLAAAPLVDLSRGTPSPHSAAAAALAFAEIPLDASLGTSLGTPPRPRHYNPELNSSPWNLRPGTLPLFHPETPPREKENSRLH, from the exons ATGGCATCGGTAAATGCGTCAAACGATGATTCGCTAAGTTGGGttgaattttgtgaaaaatatgcaaaaattgcAGCATCGGACTTTGCGAAAGCATTTTGTGCCTATTTACGTGGTAATATATCAGAGGATGCTAGGACAACAGTGGCGCGCAGTGATTTCGTTAGAAAGTTTGTAGATATTTTTGTTGAACATTTTGAAGCGGAGTATTCTAAAAAACACCCTTACAACcgagaaaatgaaaaaatcaCCAATGGTATACAAGAAAGTGTGAATTTGAATCGTAATGTATTAGGTAATAGTAACGATGAATTTAGTGATTACTCGGAACATGAAGGTGATTCTCCTTCGCCAAAAATtcaacagaaaacattttttaggaGACTTTCTTTTAAGGGTCTTACCAAGGGTAAAGGTTTGTTCCATAAACAGCATTCGGATGAAGTAGAGTTGTCTTCCCATCGTACTAACAAACATTCAAAATATAACAAACATTCGAAAACGAAATTAGCGAAAATTGTTGTTGAATGTAGGAAAGAAGggattgtaaattatttaataggTGAAAACATGGATGGAACCCAGAAGTGGGAGAAATGTCGTCTTGCTCTAGTTAAGACTGTTGGTGGTTACATGCTTGAATTTTACTCCCCGCTTAAG tcactcgtttcttacaatccacacacctcgctgggccgcacctctggcgaaactctcgccgcagcgcccctcgtggatctcagccgcgggactccgtcgccgcactccgccgccgccgccgcacttgccttcgccgagatcccactcgacgcctcgctcggaacttcgcttggaactccgccgcgcccgcgacactataacccggaactgaactcttcgccctggaaccttcgtccagggactttgcCGCTCTTtcacccggaaactccaccgcgggaaaaggaaaactcccgactccactga
- the LOC134529264 gene encoding SH2B adapter protein 2-like isoform X1 — MASVNASNDDSLSWVEFCEKYAKIAASDFAKAFCAYLRGNISEDARTTVARSDFVRKFVDIFVEHFEAEYSKKHPYNRENEKITNGIQESVNLNRNVLGNSNDEFSDYSEHEGDSPSPKIQQKTFFRRLSFKGLTKGKGLFHKQHSDEVELSSHRTNKHSKYNKHSKTKLAKIVVECRKEGIVNYLIGENMDGTQKWEKCRLALVKTVGGYMLEFYSPLKIMAPRKKLTHEEKLEKKHQAERLRYQKIKNNLEKYKLQQHKEKEKNLKKEKAIIKTVDQMTPRLKIWKKKAREHRKRLAIENITNVPVSPSTTEDDVQIQQKSSYRRIIAAKIKSDQARRQRYLNKKK, encoded by the exons ATGGCATCGGTAAATGCGTCAAACGATGATTCGCTAAGTTGGGttgaattttgtgaaaaatatgcaaaaattgcAGCATCGGACTTTGCGAAAGCATTTTGTGCCTATTTACGTGGTAATATATCAGAGGATGCTAGGACAACAGTGGCGCGCAGTGATTTCGTTAGAAAGTTTGTAGATATTTTTGTTGAACATTTTGAAGCGGAGTATTCTAAAAAACACCCTTACAACcgagaaaatgaaaaaatcaCCAATGGTATACAAGAAAGTGTGAATTTGAATCGTAATGTATTAGGTAATAGTAACGATGAATTTAGTGATTACTCGGAACATGAAGGTGATTCTCCTTCGCCAAAAATtcaacagaaaacattttttaggaGACTTTCTTTTAAGGGTCTTACCAAGGGTAAAGGTTTGTTCCATAAACAGCATTCGGATGAAGTAGAGTTGTCTTCCCATCGTACTAACAAACATTCAAAATATAACAAACATTCGAAAACGAAATTAGCGAAAATTGTTGTTGAATGTAGGAAAGAAGggattgtaaattatttaataggTGAAAACATGGATGGAACCCAGAAGTGGGAGAAATGTCGTCTTGCTCTAGTTAAGACTGTTGGTGGTTACATGCTTGAATTTTACTCCCCGCTTAAG ATAATGGCACCTCGCAAAAAGTTAACACACGAAGAAAAATTAGAGAAGAAGCATCAAGCAGAGAGATTACgctatcaaaaaattaaaaataatctggAAAAGTATAAATTACAACAAcataaagaaaaggaaaaaaatttaaaaaaggagaAAGCAATCATCAAAACTGTCGACCAAATGACTCCCAGACTCAAAATATGGAAGAAGAAAGCAAGAGAGCATAGGAAACGACTTGCTATTGAAAATATTACGAATGTCCCGGTATCTCCATCAACTACGGAAGATGATGTTCAAATACAGCAAAAGAGTTCTTACAGAAGAATTATAGCTGCTAAAATTAAATCAGACCAAGCTAGAAGACaaagatatttaaataaaaaaaaatga